From the Paramagnetospirillum magnetotacticum MS-1 genome, one window contains:
- a CDS encoding cell envelope integrity EipB family protein, with protein sequence MKRRFGVASACHAAGLAMAGAEVADAADLASHRATYRMGLSASRSGSGMANASGAWTYQFIDACDGWITEFQLVITYAYSEGGQVATVTDFLGWESKDGLQYRFRVRQSREGQVTEEVEGAARLNGPGQGGTARYTRPEVRNIKLPKGTLFPTAHTIRLIETANKGGRILSRPLFDGQGEEGALETSAQIGRATTSQATAISSPLLNSPAWPMRMAFFPVGSTDPLPEFEMSLNYHANGVAEDIEQIFKTFSLKGRLESIEILPRTKC encoded by the coding sequence ATGAAGCGTAGATTCGGGGTGGCGTCGGCGTGTCATGCCGCCGGACTGGCCATGGCAGGGGCGGAGGTGGCTGATGCCGCTGATCTGGCCTCCCATCGCGCCACCTATCGCATGGGCCTGTCTGCGTCGCGTTCTGGCAGTGGCATGGCCAATGCCAGTGGTGCCTGGACCTATCAGTTCATTGACGCTTGCGACGGTTGGATCACCGAGTTCCAGCTTGTCATCACCTATGCCTATTCTGAAGGGGGACAGGTGGCGACGGTCACCGACTTCCTGGGCTGGGAATCCAAGGACGGCCTTCAGTACCGCTTCCGGGTGCGTCAGTCGCGCGAAGGCCAGGTCACCGAGGAGGTGGAGGGTGCCGCGCGTCTCAACGGACCGGGCCAAGGCGGCACGGCCCGCTACACCCGTCCCGAGGTGCGCAATATCAAGTTGCCCAAGGGGACGCTGTTTCCCACCGCCCACACCATCCGCCTGATCGAGACGGCCAACAAGGGCGGCCGCATCCTGTCGCGTCCCCTGTTCGACGGCCAGGGCGAGGAGGGCGCGCTGGAAACCAGCGCCCAGATCGGCCGCGCCACCACGTCGCAGGCCACCGCCATCAGCAGCCCGCTGCTCAACTCGCCAGCCTGGCCCATGCGCATGGCGTTCTTTCCCGTGGGCAGCACCGATCCCTTGCCCGAGTTCGAGATGTCGCTCAATTACCATGCCAATGGCGTGGCCGAGGATATCGAGCAGATCTTCAAGACCTTCAGTCTCAAGGGGCGCCTTGAATCCATCGAGATCCTGCCCCGAACGAAGTGTTAA
- a CDS encoding AMP-dependent synthetase/ligase, with protein MEVEFATQTSLPAMFLEQAARLGERPFLGKKSGGVWHALSWRETEARVLALAAGLRALGLAPGDRVMLVAENRPEWAMADLAIMAAGGISVPAYTTNTVADHRHILDNCGARLVIVSTRALAERILPAAAHSDQAPAIIAMEPLALAQSPGVDIHSWEAVLELGRGAEAPIRTIIAGLKRDDTACLIYTSGTGGVPKGVMLSHGAILCNCMGATDVLRELGLENEVFLSFLPLSHAYEHTAGLYFPISIGAEIRYAEGLEHLATNMAEVSPSIMTAVPRLYESMRTRILKGLARVSPLRRRLFMAALDLGTRRIKGERLGLLEILADLVLERLVRHKVRDRFGGKLKAFVSGGAPLPYEVGVFFMALGVRILQGYGQTEAAPVIAVNRPDRNRIETVGPPMLGVEIRIASDGEILVRGEMVMQGYWRDAHSTAQAVDSEGWLHTGDIGEIDPDGALRITDRKKDIIVNSGGDNIAPQRIESFLTLEPEIAQAMVHGDRKPHLVALIVPDPEWRQSMGLADPESEDTLQKTLGRVVDRVNRQLSAIEKIRRFKVIDDPFSVENGMLTPTLKIRRHQIRIIHGESLNQLYEDKSTPQQHPFNEIHDNR; from the coding sequence ATGGAGGTTGAGTTCGCCACGCAGACCAGCCTGCCGGCCATGTTCCTGGAGCAGGCCGCCCGTCTGGGCGAACGCCCCTTCCTGGGCAAGAAGTCCGGCGGAGTCTGGCACGCCCTGTCCTGGCGCGAGACCGAGGCGCGGGTGCTGGCCCTGGCGGCGGGCCTGCGCGCCTTGGGGCTGGCTCCCGGCGACCGGGTCATGCTGGTGGCCGAGAACCGCCCCGAATGGGCCATGGCCGACCTTGCCATCATGGCCGCAGGCGGAATCAGCGTGCCCGCCTATACCACCAATACCGTGGCCGATCACCGGCACATCCTGGACAATTGCGGCGCCCGGCTGGTGATCGTCTCTACCAGAGCCCTGGCCGAACGCATCCTGCCCGCCGCCGCCCATTCCGACCAGGCGCCCGCCATCATCGCCATGGAACCCCTGGCCCTGGCCCAATCGCCCGGCGTGGATATCCACAGCTGGGAGGCGGTTCTGGAGTTGGGGCGCGGGGCCGAGGCCCCCATCCGGACCATTATCGCCGGACTGAAGCGCGACGACACCGCCTGCCTGATCTATACCTCCGGCACCGGCGGCGTGCCCAAGGGCGTGATGCTGTCCCACGGCGCCATTTTGTGTAATTGCATGGGTGCCACCGACGTTCTGCGGGAACTGGGCCTGGAGAACGAGGTCTTTTTGTCCTTCCTGCCGTTGTCTCACGCCTATGAGCATACGGCGGGGCTGTACTTCCCCATCTCCATCGGCGCCGAAATCCGTTACGCCGAGGGACTTGAGCATCTGGCCACCAATATGGCCGAGGTCTCGCCCAGCATCATGACGGCGGTTCCCCGGCTTTACGAATCCATGCGCACGCGGATTCTCAAAGGCTTGGCGCGGGTCAGCCCCCTTCGCCGCCGCCTGTTCATGGCGGCCCTCGATCTGGGCACGCGCCGCATCAAGGGCGAAAGGCTGGGCCTGCTCGAAATCCTCGCCGATCTCGTGCTGGAGCGGCTGGTCCGTCATAAGGTCCGCGACCGTTTCGGCGGAAAACTAAAAGCCTTCGTTTCGGGCGGCGCGCCTTTGCCCTACGAGGTGGGCGTTTTCTTCATGGCCCTGGGCGTGCGGATTCTCCAGGGCTACGGCCAGACCGAGGCAGCCCCCGTCATCGCCGTCAACCGGCCCGACCGCAACAGAATCGAGACGGTCGGCCCGCCCATGCTGGGGGTCGAGATCAGAATCGCCAGCGACGGCGAAATCCTGGTCCGGGGCGAAATGGTAATGCAGGGCTATTGGCGCGATGCGCATTCCACCGCCCAGGCCGTGGATAGCGAGGGCTGGCTGCATACCGGAGATATCGGCGAAATCGACCCAGACGGCGCTTTGCGCATCACCGATCGCAAGAAGGACATCATCGTCAATTCCGGCGGCGACAATATCGCGCCTCAGCGCATCGAGAGCTTCCTGACCCTGGAACCGGAAATCGCCCAGGCCATGGTGCACGGCGACCGCAAGCCCCATCTGGTCGCCCTGATCGTCCCCGATCCGGAATGGCGGCAATCCATGGGGCTTGCCGACCCAGAGTCAGAGGACACATTGCAAAAGACACTGGGAAGAGTTGTGGATCGCGTTAACCGCCAACTCTCTGCCATAGAAAAAATCAGGCGGTTCAAGGTTATAGATGACCCCTTCTCCGTCGAGAACGGCATGCTGACTCCCACTTTAAAGATTCGCCGCCACCAGATCAGAATCATACATGGAGAATCCCTGAATCAACTTTATGAGGACAAGTCAACACCCCAACAGCATCCCTTTAATGAAATTCATGACAACAGATAA
- a CDS encoding two-component system response regulator: protein MLIGRSDPFTYQDPQDVCAKSPFQVLVVEDDLVHFTYCEHVLRSLYGDALELERAVDCLGAIELLSSGRFDICLLDYMVKDGNAKDVLTRIDFGCVDTPIIVISAFDDRDYMLEALRHGADDYVVKGRFTESDLHRAIQYAIYRKYKELRLRQRALYDPLTGLANRHLFFDRLDEVHRFSTRHGEKYAVMVVDLDRLKHVNDSMGHEAGDRYIRAAANGLVCSMRSSDTVARAGGDEFVAILKNIRDKRSLARLCTQVRDSIAAKAEAEEDLPGPLTCSIGVSVNPDDTQSPAEMLRLADSAMYAVKRQGGNGYRFA from the coding sequence ATGCTGATCGGCCGCTCAGATCCCTTCACCTACCAAGATCCCCAGGACGTTTGCGCCAAGTCGCCGTTCCAGGTCCTGGTGGTCGAGGACGATCTGGTTCATTTCACTTATTGTGAACACGTCCTGCGCAGCCTTTATGGCGACGCCCTTGAACTGGAACGGGCCGTGGACTGCCTGGGCGCCATCGAATTGTTAAGTTCGGGCCGGTTCGACATCTGCCTGCTGGATTACATGGTCAAGGACGGCAACGCCAAGGACGTTCTGACCCGCATCGATTTCGGCTGCGTCGATACCCCCATCATCGTGATCAGCGCCTTTGACGACCGCGATTACATGCTTGAAGCGCTGCGCCACGGCGCCGACGACTATGTGGTGAAAGGCCGCTTCACCGAAAGCGACCTGCATCGGGCGATCCAATACGCCATCTATCGCAAATACAAGGAATTGCGGCTGCGTCAGCGGGCGCTTTACGATCCGCTGACCGGACTGGCCAACCGCCACCTCTTCTTCGACCGTCTGGATGAGGTGCACCGTTTCTCCACCCGCCATGGCGAGAAATACGCCGTGATGGTGGTCGACCTCGATCGTCTCAAACATGTCAACGACAGCATGGGCCACGAAGCGGGAGACCGCTATATCCGTGCCGCTGCCAACGGCCTGGTCTGCTCCATGCGGTCAAGCGACACGGTGGCGCGGGCGGGCGGCGACGAATTCGTGGCCATCCTCAAGAATATCCGGGACAAGCGGAGCTTGGCGCGCCTGTGCACCCAGGTGCGCGATTCCATCGCCGCCAAGGCAGAAGCCGAGGAGGACCTGCCCGGTCCCTTGACCTGCTCCATCGGTGTCAGCGTCAATCCTGACGACACGCAATCCCCGGCGGAAATGCTGCGTCTGGCCGATTCCGCCATGTACGCGGTCAAGCGTCAGGGCGGCAACGGTTACCGCTTCGCGTAG
- a CDS encoding TetR/AcrR family transcriptional regulator has protein sequence MRDANGTRRKIHDTALGLFVEKGVAQTTVRDLAKAAGIAEGTLYRHYASMGDLIWDLFSSNYAAFAHRLTAVQNGRNGFSERLAAVVAEFCRFFDTEPVLFRFLMLVQHQALPRVANDDDNPVEIVHRLIAEAMNSGEIPQQPAGLAASMVLGLMLQPAFALVYGRLDAPFSQYAQAITAAGLAALGSADHA, from the coding sequence ATGCGGGACGCAAACGGGACCAGACGAAAGATTCACGATACAGCCCTGGGTCTGTTCGTGGAAAAGGGCGTGGCCCAGACCACCGTGCGCGATCTGGCCAAGGCGGCTGGTATCGCCGAGGGCACCTTGTACCGCCATTACGCCTCCATGGGCGATCTGATCTGGGATTTGTTTTCCAGCAACTACGCCGCCTTCGCCCATCGGCTGACGGCGGTCCAGAATGGGCGGAATGGATTTTCCGAAAGACTGGCGGCCGTCGTTGCCGAGTTCTGCCGCTTCTTCGATACCGAGCCGGTCCTGTTCCGCTTCCTGATGCTGGTCCAGCATCAGGCTTTGCCCCGCGTGGCCAATGACGACGACAATCCGGTGGAGATCGTTCATCGCCTGATCGCCGAGGCCATGAACAGCGGGGAGATCCCCCAACAGCCAGCCGGTCTGGCGGCCTCCATGGTGCTGGGTCTGATGCTTCAGCCCGCTTTCGCCCTGGTCTATGGACGCCTGGACGCGCCCTTCTCTCAATATGCCCAAGCCATCACCGCCGCAGGCCTTGCGGCGCTGGGGAGTGCCGATCATGCATGA
- a CDS encoding acyl-[ACP]--phospholipid O-acyltransferase, translating into MHDGSFHLLRCRRFLPLFVAQFLGAANDNVFKNALVILIVYRLGEGMAVAPQILVTVAAGLFILPFFLLSATAGQLSDRFEKSGLIKLVKLAEVGVSALGLWALVASSVPAMLAVLFCFGIQATFFGPLKYAVLPEHLAERELVGGNALIEGGTFIAILLGTVAGGLLILTENGVALVSGLMLLLALGGFAASLMLPKARAGNASVRVSANIIAETWAVLGLIKGRRDLFLSVLGISWFWLMGATFLAQFPAFAKDVLVADQHVVTLLLTVFSVGIGIGSVWCGRLLNGEISARHVPFAALGMTLFSFDLYFASAVPNAAGQLATIGEFLAHPGSWRVLGDLLAIAICGGVYIVPLYTILQTRSDADSRARAVAANNVMNAAFMVISAVAGAGMLALGFSVPHVFLVQAVANLVVAVYICGLLPEALLKGVFAWVLRRAYGVRIHGLENLIGLGDKAVIVVNHVSFLDAVLMAAFLPGRPTFAINTFVAKAWWVKPYLSVIDAFPMDPTNPMSTKGLIHAVQSGRTLVIFPEGRITVTGALMKIYEGPGMIADKAGAPVVPVRIEGAQYTPFSRLKGKVRRKLFPRITITILPPRRFEVPPEIKGRVRRARISAALYDVMSGMMFETTPRQHTLFQALLEARRRHGGSALALEDINRKPLSYTRTIAGSFALGRELIGGTELGEAVGLLLPNANAAAVSFFGLQAWGRVPAMLNFSTGTGNVLAACETAKIKTVITSRRFIEQARLSAMDEALAARVRLIHLEDIAPKVSKLYGLFAALFKQPVERQPDDPAVILFTSGSEGTPKGVVLSHANILANCNQLAARVAFTPQDMVFNALPVFHSFGLTGGLLLPVLAGLKVFLYPSPLHYRIVPEMVYDTNATIVFGTDTFLTGYARVAAPYDFYSVRYVFAGAEKVKDETRRVWMEKFGIRILEGYGATETAPVLAVNTPMHCKAGTVGRLLPGIESRLEPVPGIDEGARLSVKGPNVMLGYMKADQPGVLQPPEDGWYDTGDIVTIDELGYVRIVGRAKRFAKIAGEMVSLGSVENAVASLWPGNQHAVIAIPDEKKGEQLVLVTDRADAARPPILEHFRAQGLAELLVPRNLRVVDKVPVLGTGKTDYVAVKALVEGKAP; encoded by the coding sequence ATGCATGACGGTTCCTTTCACCTGCTGCGTTGTCGCCGTTTCCTGCCCCTCTTCGTGGCCCAGTTCCTGGGGGCGGCCAATGACAACGTCTTCAAGAACGCCCTGGTCATCCTGATCGTCTACCGCCTGGGCGAAGGCATGGCGGTTGCGCCGCAGATCCTGGTGACCGTGGCGGCGGGGCTGTTCATCCTGCCCTTCTTCCTGCTGTCGGCCACCGCCGGACAACTATCCGACCGGTTTGAGAAAAGCGGCCTGATCAAGCTGGTGAAACTGGCCGAGGTGGGGGTGTCGGCGCTGGGGCTGTGGGCGCTGGTCGCATCCAGCGTCCCTGCCATGCTGGCCGTTCTGTTTTGCTTTGGCATCCAGGCCACCTTCTTCGGCCCGCTGAAATACGCGGTCCTGCCGGAGCATCTGGCCGAGCGGGAACTGGTGGGCGGCAATGCCCTGATCGAGGGCGGCACCTTCATCGCCATCCTCTTGGGAACCGTGGCAGGCGGGTTGCTGATTCTCACCGAGAACGGCGTGGCCTTGGTCTCGGGCCTGATGCTGCTTCTGGCCCTGGGCGGGTTCGCCGCCAGCCTGATGCTGCCCAAGGCAAGAGCGGGCAATGCTTCCGTCCGGGTTTCGGCCAATATCATTGCCGAGACCTGGGCTGTGCTGGGCCTGATCAAGGGGCGGCGCGACCTGTTCTTGTCGGTGCTGGGCATTTCCTGGTTCTGGCTGATGGGCGCCACCTTCCTGGCCCAATTCCCCGCCTTCGCCAAGGATGTGCTGGTGGCGGACCAGCATGTGGTGACCTTGCTGCTCACCGTGTTTTCGGTGGGAATCGGCATCGGCTCGGTCTGGTGCGGGCGTCTGCTCAACGGTGAGATTTCCGCCCGCCACGTTCCCTTCGCCGCCCTGGGCATGACGCTGTTTTCCTTCGACCTCTACTTCGCCAGCGCGGTTCCCAATGCGGCGGGACAACTGGCCACCATCGGCGAATTCCTGGCCCACCCTGGAAGTTGGCGGGTGCTGGGCGATCTGCTGGCCATCGCCATCTGCGGCGGCGTCTATATCGTGCCGCTCTACACCATCCTTCAGACCCGCAGCGACGCCGACAGCCGGGCGCGTGCCGTGGCCGCCAACAACGTCATGAATGCCGCCTTCATGGTCATTTCGGCTGTGGCGGGAGCAGGCATGCTGGCGCTGGGCTTTTCCGTGCCCCATGTCTTCCTGGTTCAGGCCGTGGCCAATCTGGTGGTTGCCGTCTATATCTGCGGCCTGCTGCCCGAGGCTTTGCTGAAGGGCGTCTTCGCCTGGGTGCTGCGCCGGGCCTATGGGGTTCGCATCCATGGCCTGGAGAACCTTATCGGGCTGGGCGACAAGGCGGTGATCGTGGTCAACCACGTCTCCTTCCTGGATGCGGTGCTGATGGCCGCCTTCCTTCCCGGACGGCCCACCTTCGCCATCAACACCTTCGTGGCCAAGGCCTGGTGGGTGAAGCCCTATCTATCGGTGATCGACGCCTTCCCCATGGACCCCACCAACCCCATGTCCACCAAGGGCCTGATCCACGCGGTGCAGTCGGGCCGCACCCTGGTGATCTTTCCCGAAGGCCGCATCACTGTCACCGGCGCCCTGATGAAGATCTACGAAGGTCCCGGCATGATCGCCGACAAGGCCGGTGCGCCGGTGGTTCCGGTGCGCATCGAAGGCGCCCAGTACACCCCCTTCTCGCGCCTGAAAGGCAAGGTGCGCCGCAAGCTCTTTCCCCGTATCACCATCACTATTCTACCGCCGCGCCGCTTCGAGGTGCCGCCCGAGATCAAGGGCCGCGTCCGCCGTGCCCGCATCAGCGCGGCGCTTTACGACGTCATGTCGGGGATGATGTTCGAGACCACGCCGCGTCAGCACACCCTGTTCCAGGCCCTGCTTGAAGCAAGGCGCCGCCATGGCGGTTCGGCCCTGGCGCTGGAAGACATCAACCGCAAACCGCTCAGCTATACCCGCACCATCGCCGGCAGCTTCGCGCTGGGGCGTGAACTGATCGGTGGCACCGAGTTGGGCGAAGCGGTGGGCCTCTTGCTGCCCAACGCCAATGCGGCGGCCGTCAGCTTCTTTGGCTTGCAGGCCTGGGGCCGGGTTCCGGCCATGCTGAACTTCTCCACCGGCACCGGCAATGTGCTGGCCGCCTGCGAGACGGCAAAAATCAAGACCGTGATCACGTCGCGGCGCTTCATCGAGCAGGCGCGGCTTTCCGCCATGGACGAGGCCCTGGCCGCCCGTGTGCGGCTGATCCATCTCGAAGACATCGCGCCAAAGGTCAGCAAGCTTTACGGCCTGTTCGCCGCCTTGTTCAAGCAGCCGGTGGAGCGTCAGCCTGACGACCCGGCGGTGATCCTGTTCACCTCGGGCTCGGAAGGAACGCCCAAGGGCGTGGTCTTAAGCCATGCCAATATCCTGGCCAATTGCAACCAGCTGGCCGCCAGGGTGGCCTTCACGCCCCAGGACATGGTGTTCAACGCCCTGCCCGTCTTCCACTCCTTCGGCCTGACGGGCGGGTTGTTGCTGCCCGTTCTGGCGGGGCTTAAAGTGTTCCTTTATCCCAGCCCGCTGCATTACCGCATCGTGCCCGAGATGGTCTACGACACCAATGCCACCATCGTCTTCGGCACCGACACCTTCCTCACCGGCTATGCCCGCGTGGCGGCGCCTTACGACTTCTACTCGGTGCGTTATGTCTTCGCGGGCGCCGAGAAGGTCAAAGACGAGACCCGGCGCGTGTGGATGGAGAAGTTCGGCATCCGCATCCTGGAAGGCTATGGCGCCACCGAGACCGCCCCGGTCCTGGCGGTCAACACCCCCATGCATTGCAAGGCGGGAACCGTCGGCCGCCTGCTGCCCGGCATCGAGTCGCGGCTGGAGCCGGTTCCCGGCATCGACGAGGGCGCGCGTCTGTCGGTCAAGGGCCCCAACGTCATGCTGGGCTATATGAAGGCGGACCAGCCCGGCGTGCTGCAGCCGCCCGAGGACGGCTGGTACGACACCGGCGACATCGTCACCATCGACGAGTTGGGCTATGTGCGCATCGTGGGGCGCGCCAAGCGCTTCGCCAAGATCGCGGGGGAGATGGTCTCGCTGGGCAGCGTGGAGAACGCCGTCGCCAGCCTGTGGCCCGGCAACCAGCACGCGGTGATCGCCATTCCCGACGAGAAGAAGGGCGAGCAACTGGTCCTGGTCACCGACCGCGCCGACGCCGCGCGGCCCCCGATCCTGGAACACTTCCGCGCTCAAGGGCTGGCGGAACTGCTGGTGCCGCGCAATTTGCGCGTGGTGGACAAGGTGCCTGTGCTGGGTACCGGCAAGACCGATTACGTGGCGGTCAAGGCGCTGGTGGAGGGAAAGGCTCCATGA
- a CDS encoding response regulator transcription factor: MSRAIPAMPLAPASAALDLSKVKTLVCEPSLPIRQGIRLALNNVGIRDITEATTFLAAHQACKEGDHDFLLLNQEIETNDTAFMVRELRSGALGRDPFILTVMLLSSREEPKVRSAIDCGPDDLLLIPFAPDQLMNRLKAQIERRKPFVVTHDYIGPDRRAAPRPGATSATQFQVPNPVRARGTNVPRDRYDRMKQESIVTISVERIKRLAATMDWECNALTVSAREGRMTPESTYRSLLKLEQVTAELSLRVTKQLGHSTETIDSLTNICRRLKTVPSNVSFSDVEIITQTSRRISGTYTSR, translated from the coding sequence ATGTCCCGAGCAATTCCCGCCATGCCATTGGCCCCGGCCTCCGCGGCGCTTGACCTGTCCAAGGTCAAGACCCTGGTCTGCGAGCCGAGCCTGCCCATCCGGCAGGGCATCCGCCTGGCTTTGAACAATGTGGGCATCCGCGACATCACCGAGGCCACCACCTTCCTGGCCGCCCATCAGGCCTGCAAGGAAGGCGATCACGACTTCCTGCTGTTGAACCAGGAAATCGAAACCAACGACACCGCCTTCATGGTGCGCGAATTGCGCTCGGGCGCCCTGGGCCGCGACCCTTTCATTCTGACGGTGATGCTGTTGTCGTCGCGCGAAGAGCCCAAGGTGCGCTCCGCCATCGATTGCGGCCCTGACGATCTGCTGTTGATTCCCTTTGCGCCCGACCAGCTGATGAACCGCCTGAAGGCCCAGATCGAACGGCGCAAGCCCTTCGTGGTAACCCACGATTACATCGGTCCGGACCGCCGCGCCGCGCCGCGACCCGGCGCCACCTCGGCCACTCAGTTCCAGGTGCCCAATCCGGTGCGGGCCCGCGGCACGAATGTTCCTCGCGATCGCTACGACCGGATGAAGCAGGAATCCATCGTCACCATCAGCGTGGAACGCATCAAGCGTCTGGCCGCCACCATGGACTGGGAATGCAACGCGCTCACCGTCAGCGCCCGCGAAGGCAGGATGACGCCGGAAAGCACCTATCGCAGCCTGTTGAAGTTGGAACAGGTGACAGCGGAACTATCGCTTCGCGTCACCAAACAACTTGGCCACAGCACGGAAACTATTGATAGCTTGACCAATATCTGCCGCCGGTTGAAGACGGTTCCGAGCAATGTAAGCTTTTCAGATGTTGAAATCATCACACAGACATCGCGCCGAATATCCGGAACATATACATCGCGATAG